In the Hordeum vulgare subsp. vulgare chromosome 7H, MorexV3_pseudomolecules_assembly, whole genome shotgun sequence genome, one interval contains:
- the LOC123408548 gene encoding chromatin assembly factor 1 subunit FAS2 homolog isoform X2 has translation MRGGTVQINWHDLQPVLTLDFHPVSRRLATGGGDHDIKIWVVASDESEEKLPTASYVSSLSSHSSAVNVLRFSPSGENLGSGADGGGIILWKLQSTDDGEAWKVHKSLLFHRKDVLDLQWSSDGSYLVSASVDNSCIIWDANKGVVQQMLEGHLHYVQGVAWDPLGQYIASLSSDRTCKIYANKPQGKSKNTEKMNFVCQHTLMKAELQNHEESKQPVKTHLFHDETLPSFFRRLAWSPDGSFLVLPAGMCKYSSEVINTAYILSRRDLSRPAIQLPGASKAIVAVRFCPIVFTLRGSQSGLFKLPYRAVFAVATFNSLYVYDTESAAPILIHAGLHYAAITDIAWSPDAKYLALSSRDGYCTIIEFENEELGQPHALSGKKEVTKGNVTCRNTKPATVDSMEVDAGTAKIKKSGCPEGTVTPPPVLAKNSTLRMKEEENVACEHAKPKPDSMDVDVDATKAKTEANPMSVEVTPPPVSAQKSVSSKPTKKRITPIAIN, from the exons ATGCGGGGCGGCACGGTGCAGATCAACTGGCACGACCTGCAGCCGGTGCTCACCCTCGACTTCCACCCCGTCTCCCGCCGCCTCGCCACCGGCGGCGGAGACCACGACATCAAG ATCTGGGTGGTAGCGTCGGATGAATCGGAGGAGAAGCTCCCCACCGCTTCCTACGTCAGCAGCCTCTCGTCTCACAGCTCCGCCGTCAATGTTCTCCGTTTCTCTCCTTCTG GTGAGAATCTAGGGTCCGGTGCTGATG GTGGTGGTATCATCCTTTGGAAATTGCAGTCCACTGATGATGGCGAGGCCTGGAAAGTACATAAATCGTTATT GTTCCATcgcaaggatgttcttgacctgcAGTGGTCGAGTGATGGGTCATACCTTGTTTCTGCTTCAGTTGATAACAGTTGCATAATATGGGATGCTAATAAAG GTGTGGTGCAACAGATGTTGGAAGGCCATTTGCATTATGTTCAGGGGGTGGCATGGGATCCTCTGGGTCAATATATTGCCTCTTTGAGCTCGGACAGAACTTGTAAAATTTATGCAAACAAGCCTCAAGGCAAATCCAAGAATACAGAGAAGATGAACTTTGTTTGCCAGCATACGCTAATGAAGGCAGAACTTCAAAATCACGAAGAGTCCAAG CAACCAGTTAAAACTCATTTGTTTCATGATGAGACATTACCATCTTTCTTCCGGAGGTTGGCATGGTCGCCAGATGGGTCTTTTCTGGTACTGCCAGCAG GCATGTGCAAATACTCATCTGAAGTGATCAATACTGCCTATATTTTGTCAAGGAGAGACCTGTCAAG GCCTGCGATACAACTCCCTGGTGCAAGTAAAGCTATAGTAGCAGTTCGTTTTTGTCCTATTGTTTTCACCCTACGTGGTTCTCAATCAG GTTTATTCAAGCTTCCTTACCGAGCTGTTTTTGCCGTTGCTACTTTCAACTCTCTGTATGTCTATGACACTGAAAGTGCTGCCCCAATTCTAATACACGCTGGTCTACATTATGCCGCCATTACAGATATTGCATG GTCTCCTGATGCGAAGTACTTGGCATTGTCATCGCGAGATGGTTACTGCACTATTATTGAGTTTGAGAATGAGGAACTAGGGCAGCCGCATGCCCTCTCAG GGAAAAAGGAAGTTACAAAGGGAAATGTCACATGCAGAAATACTAAGCCAGCAACAGTAGatagcatggaagttgatgccgGTACCGCCAAAATTAAGAAGTCAGGCTGCCCCGAGGGTACAGTGACACCTCCACCAGTGTTGGCCAAAAACAGCACACTGA GAATGAAGGAAGAGGAAAATGTGGCCTGCGAACATGCAAAGCCAAAGCCAGACAGTATGGACGTTGATGTTGATGCCACTAAAGCTAAGACAGAAGCCAATCCTATGTCTGTAGAAGTGACACCGCCACCAGTGTCAGCCCAGAAGAGTGTATCCAGTAAGCCTACTAAGAAGCGAATTACCCCTATTGCAATTAACTAA
- the LOC123408548 gene encoding chromatin assembly factor 1 subunit FAS2 homolog isoform X1, with the protein MRGGTVQINWHDLQPVLTLDFHPVSRRLATGGGDHDIKIWVVASDESEEKLPTASYVSSLSSHSSAVNVLRFSPSGENLGSGADGGGIILWKLQSTDDGEAWKVHKSLLFHRKDVLDLQWSSDGSYLVSASVDNSCIIWDANKGVVQQMLEGHLHYVQGVAWDPLGQYIASLSSDRTCKIYANKPQGKSKNTEKMNFVCQHTLMKAELQNHEESKQPVKTHLFHDETLPSFFRRLAWSPDGSFLVLPAGMCKYSSEVINTAYILSRRDLSRPAIQLPGASKAIVAVRFCPIVFTLRGSQSEGLFKLPYRAVFAVATFNSLYVYDTESAAPILIHAGLHYAAITDIAWSPDAKYLALSSRDGYCTIIEFENEELGQPHALSGKKEVTKGNVTCRNTKPATVDSMEVDAGTAKIKKSGCPEGTVTPPPVLAKNSTLRMKEEENVACEHAKPKPDSMDVDVDATKAKTEANPMSVEVTPPPVSAQKSVSSKPTKKRITPIAIN; encoded by the exons ATGCGGGGCGGCACGGTGCAGATCAACTGGCACGACCTGCAGCCGGTGCTCACCCTCGACTTCCACCCCGTCTCCCGCCGCCTCGCCACCGGCGGCGGAGACCACGACATCAAG ATCTGGGTGGTAGCGTCGGATGAATCGGAGGAGAAGCTCCCCACCGCTTCCTACGTCAGCAGCCTCTCGTCTCACAGCTCCGCCGTCAATGTTCTCCGTTTCTCTCCTTCTG GTGAGAATCTAGGGTCCGGTGCTGATG GTGGTGGTATCATCCTTTGGAAATTGCAGTCCACTGATGATGGCGAGGCCTGGAAAGTACATAAATCGTTATT GTTCCATcgcaaggatgttcttgacctgcAGTGGTCGAGTGATGGGTCATACCTTGTTTCTGCTTCAGTTGATAACAGTTGCATAATATGGGATGCTAATAAAG GTGTGGTGCAACAGATGTTGGAAGGCCATTTGCATTATGTTCAGGGGGTGGCATGGGATCCTCTGGGTCAATATATTGCCTCTTTGAGCTCGGACAGAACTTGTAAAATTTATGCAAACAAGCCTCAAGGCAAATCCAAGAATACAGAGAAGATGAACTTTGTTTGCCAGCATACGCTAATGAAGGCAGAACTTCAAAATCACGAAGAGTCCAAG CAACCAGTTAAAACTCATTTGTTTCATGATGAGACATTACCATCTTTCTTCCGGAGGTTGGCATGGTCGCCAGATGGGTCTTTTCTGGTACTGCCAGCAG GCATGTGCAAATACTCATCTGAAGTGATCAATACTGCCTATATTTTGTCAAGGAGAGACCTGTCAAG GCCTGCGATACAACTCCCTGGTGCAAGTAAAGCTATAGTAGCAGTTCGTTTTTGTCCTATTGTTTTCACCCTACGTGGTTCTCAATCAG AAGGTTTATTCAAGCTTCCTTACCGAGCTGTTTTTGCCGTTGCTACTTTCAACTCTCTGTATGTCTATGACACTGAAAGTGCTGCCCCAATTCTAATACACGCTGGTCTACATTATGCCGCCATTACAGATATTGCATG GTCTCCTGATGCGAAGTACTTGGCATTGTCATCGCGAGATGGTTACTGCACTATTATTGAGTTTGAGAATGAGGAACTAGGGCAGCCGCATGCCCTCTCAG GGAAAAAGGAAGTTACAAAGGGAAATGTCACATGCAGAAATACTAAGCCAGCAACAGTAGatagcatggaagttgatgccgGTACCGCCAAAATTAAGAAGTCAGGCTGCCCCGAGGGTACAGTGACACCTCCACCAGTGTTGGCCAAAAACAGCACACTGA GAATGAAGGAAGAGGAAAATGTGGCCTGCGAACATGCAAAGCCAAAGCCAGACAGTATGGACGTTGATGTTGATGCCACTAAAGCTAAGACAGAAGCCAATCCTATGTCTGTAGAAGTGACACCGCCACCAGTGTCAGCCCAGAAGAGTGTATCCAGTAAGCCTACTAAGAAGCGAATTACCCCTATTGCAATTAACTAA
- the LOC123408549 gene encoding protein TRACHEARY ELEMENT DIFFERENTIATION-RELATED 7A-like: protein MHAHAHHHNSLHHLLSLHLHQQSIIQLAHPAMAFNPNPPGLGFPFPFFPPPNTYAPPNPFGPRPPSPFGPRPPPRPQAPPPPRQPAPPVQPPPRPQAPPPPRQPAPPIRPPPPPRRAPPPPTQPPPPRRAPPPPQRAPPPPPPRRAPPPPSLPPPHRTPPPPSPPIRPPPRPLAPPPPHINPPTPPPSPPHHMVIIVVFVSLGGLLLLACLAAFCLHKKKKRKTERKAEVLNFSDHVHVHKSAMSGPGGSKAVRLTVDEDVKFQEVVKESEAVGKESGTAHNAWMWNKKQKSKAKQDSEVINVTGHIHVDEKIESGPHGEKIEVLSEDEDIRFEEADNKEESSAKSKARITKF from the coding sequence ATGCATGCTCATGCTCACCACCACAACTCactgcaccatctcctctcactgCACCTACACCAGCAGAGCATCATACAACTAGCTCATCCGGCAATGGCTTTCAACCCCAACCCTCCAGGCCTCGGtttccccttccccttcttccctccaCCCAACACCTACGCTCCTCCAAACCCTTTTGGTCCAAGGCCACCAAGCCCTTTCGGTCCAAGGCCTCCGCCACGCCCTCAAGCGCCACCACCGCCACGACAGCCTGCGCCGCCCGTTCAGCCCCCACCACGCCCTCAAGCCCCGCCACCACCACGGCAGCCTGCGCCACCCATTCGACCCCCGCCGCCTCCACGTCGGGCTCCTCCGCCACCAACccagcctcctcctccccgccgtGCTCCACCTCCGCCACAGCgtgcgccaccaccaccaccaccgcgtcgTGCTCCACCTCCACCCTCACTACCGCCACCTCATCGTACTCCACCCCCACCATCACCACCCATTCGCCCACCGCCACGCCCACTAGCCCCACCTCCGCCACATATCAACCCACCAACACCTCCTCCTAGCCCTCCACACCACATGGTCATCATCGTGGTGTTTGTCTCCTTAGGCGGGCTCCTCCTGCTTGCATGCCTAGCTGCCTTCTGCTTgcacaagaaaaagaagaggaagacagAAAGGAAGGCCGAGGTATTGAACTTCAGCGACCATGTCCATGTCCACAAGTCAGCCATGTCAGGCCCTGGGGGCTCCAAGGCCGTCAGGCTGACAGTTGACGAGGACGTCAAGTTCCAAGAGGTGGTGAAGGAATCAGAGGCCGTCGGCAAAGAGTCAGGCACCGCCCACAACGCCTGGATGTGGAACAAGAAACAGAagagcaaagcaaagcaagattCAGAGGTCATCAACGTCACCGGACACATCCATGTCGATGAGAAGATTGAGTCAGGGCCCCACGGCGAGAAAATCGAGGTCCTTTCAGAAGATGAAGATATCAGGTTTGaagaggcagacaacaaagaagaaTCATCTGCAAAATCAAAGGCACGCATTACCAAGTTCTAA